In Onychostoma macrolepis isolate SWU-2019 chromosome 04, ASM1243209v1, whole genome shotgun sequence, one DNA window encodes the following:
- the atp6v1f gene encoding V-type proton ATPase subunit F — protein sequence MPGRGKLIAVIGDEDTCTGFLLGGIGELNKNRKPNFLVVEKDTSIAEIEETFKSFLARSDIGIILINQFIAEMIRHAIDAHMESIPAVLEIPSKEHPYDASKDSILRRAKGMFSAEDFR from the exons atGCCCGGACGGGGGAAATTAATCGCCGTTATAGGTGATGAAGACACATGTACCGGATTCCTCCTCGGAGGGATCGGAGAGCTGAACAAAAACCGAAAACCCAATTTCTTGGTGGTGGAAAAGGACACCAGCATCGCAGAGATAGAGGAGACCTTTAA GAGTTTTCTGGCTCGCAGTGACATTGGCATCATCCTCATCAACCAGTTCATTGCAGAGATGATTCGTCATGCTATAGATGCCCACATGGAGTCAATCCCGGCCGTTCTGGAGATTCCTTCAAAAGAGCATCCTTATGATGCCTCCAAAGATTCCATCCTGCGACGGGCCAAAGGCATGTTTTCAGCAGAGGACTTCCGATAA
- the zgc:193726 gene encoding uncharacterized protein zgc:193726 yields the protein MNSMFLVWTLSFLILSYTLGFPMFNGTSVSHMETFPNVTESNSTDYIKTNLTNRIRKRPSARRLCLLSTCSLWNLGSMLQAGNEIAGDVTGDPMGIGKK from the exons ATGAACAGCATGTTTCTTGTCTGGACTCTCAGCTTTCTGATCCTCAGCTACACTCTTGGGTTTCCCATGTTTAATGGCACAAG TGTATCTCACATGGAGACTTTTCCAAATGTTACAGAGAGCAACTCCACAGATTATATTAAGACCAATCTGACAAACAG GATTCGAAAAAGGCCTTCAGC cCGAAGGCTTTGTCTTCTGTCCACTTGTTCCTTGTGGAACCTGGGGTCAATGCTACAGGCTGGAAATGAGATTGCTGGGGACGTGACCGGTGATCCAATGGGAATTGGCAAGAAATGA
- the lamtor4 gene encoding ragulator complex protein LAMTOR4, giving the protein MTTALTQGLERIPDQIGYLVVSEEGVLASAGELENDEHTAGVIMQMVRTACRFRLHGTAEPPFKRMSVMLEDYVYAVTISGQKVFVVKRQNNQREPVNV; this is encoded by the exons ATg ACCACCGCTCTGACCCAAGGTTTAGAGAGAATACCCGATCAGATTGGGTATTTGGTTGTTAGTGAGGAAGGTGTACTTGCG TCTGCAGGAGAGCTAGAGAATGACGAGCACACAGCAGGAGTGATCATGCAGATGGTCAGAACAGCTTGTCGTTTCAGATTGCATGGGACAGCTGAGCCCCCTTTCAAACGCATGTCAG TGATGCTCGAAGACTACGTTTATGCTGTGACCATCTCCGGACAGAAAGTTTTTGTAGTCAAAAGGCAGAACAACCAGCGGGAACCTGTTAATGTGTAG